From Cronobacter turicensis z3032, the proteins below share one genomic window:
- the exuT gene encoding Hexuronate transporter, producing the protein MSQSINQDVGAVKTRTRRAIRHLRWWVLVLFLMGVTVNYITRNSLGILAPELKESLGITTEQYSYIVGAFQLAYTLFQPLCGWLIDVIGLKIGFLICASLWALMCILHAGAGSWLHLAILRFFMGAAEAAATPANAKTLGEWFPKKERPVAAGWAGVGFSIGAMLAPPIIYFAHISFGWQGAFLFTGVLALVWVVLWWLFYYNPENHPRLSQEELAFIRQDNEPPPVRLPFFTALKTVSKNKRFYGIAIPAFMAEPAWAVMSFWVPLYLAKEHGMDLKQIAMFAWLPFLAADLGSVASGYLTKLYVRVFGCTQINSVVASSVTGAFLMVSLAIVTLTRDPYITIVLISIGGFGHQIISCMLSALVVESFDRGQMATVNGMRGSCAWIASFLFSLIIGVTADKIGFNPLFVAMGFFDLIGAVFLVAFIAERRNKRAS; encoded by the coding sequence ATGAGTCAGAGCATTAATCAGGATGTCGGCGCGGTGAAAACCCGTACCCGCCGCGCCATCCGTCATCTGCGCTGGTGGGTGCTGGTGCTGTTTTTGATGGGCGTGACCGTCAACTACATCACCCGTAACTCTCTGGGCATTCTTGCGCCCGAGCTGAAAGAGAGCCTGGGCATCACCACCGAACAGTACTCCTACATCGTGGGCGCGTTTCAGCTCGCCTATACCCTGTTTCAGCCGCTGTGCGGCTGGCTGATCGATGTCATTGGTTTAAAAATCGGCTTTCTGATTTGCGCCTCGCTGTGGGCGCTGATGTGTATTCTCCATGCCGGGGCCGGTAGCTGGCTGCATCTGGCGATCCTGCGCTTCTTTATGGGCGCGGCGGAAGCGGCGGCGACGCCTGCCAACGCCAAAACGCTTGGCGAATGGTTCCCGAAAAAAGAGCGTCCGGTCGCCGCAGGCTGGGCGGGCGTCGGGTTCTCCATCGGCGCGATGCTGGCGCCGCCGATTATTTACTTCGCGCATATCTCCTTCGGCTGGCAGGGCGCGTTTCTGTTTACCGGCGTGCTGGCGCTGGTCTGGGTCGTGCTGTGGTGGCTCTTTTACTACAACCCGGAAAACCACCCGCGCCTGAGCCAGGAAGAACTCGCGTTCATTCGCCAGGATAACGAGCCGCCGCCGGTACGCCTGCCCTTCTTTACCGCGCTGAAAACCGTTTCAAAGAACAAACGTTTTTACGGCATCGCCATTCCGGCTTTTATGGCCGAGCCCGCCTGGGCGGTGATGAGCTTCTGGGTGCCGCTGTACCTCGCCAAAGAGCACGGCATGGATCTGAAGCAGATAGCCATGTTCGCCTGGCTGCCGTTCCTGGCTGCCGATTTAGGCTCGGTGGCGAGCGGCTATCTCACGAAGCTTTATGTACGCGTGTTCGGCTGCACGCAGATCAACTCGGTGGTGGCAAGCTCCGTGACCGGCGCGTTCCTCATGGTGTCGCTGGCGATTGTCACCCTGACGCGCGACCCGTACATCACCATCGTTCTTATCTCCATCGGCGGCTTCGGGCATCAGATTATTTCCTGCATGCTGAGCGCGCTGGTGGTGGAATCGTTCGATCGCGGCCAGATGGCCACCGTTAACGGAATGCGCGGCTCCTGCGCCTGGATTGCCAGCTTCCTGTTCTCACTGATTATCGGGGTAACTGCCGACAAAATCGGCTTTAACCCGCTGTTTGTCGCCATGGGGTTCTTTGACCTGATTGGCGCCGTGTTCCTGGTTGCCTTTATTGCCGAGCGCCGCAACAAGCGCGCTTCATAG